The genome window GAGTGGTCTTTGACAGGGAGAAAAGGTCGAAGCCCTAGAAAAGGGATAACGAGTTGTCCTCCGTGGGTATGACCACAGCACATGAGATCCCAATCGTAAGGCTTAAGATCTCCTTTACAGTCTGGGTTGTGACTTAAGACAAAGATGGGTTCATCAGTGGATCTTGTTTTTTGTAAAATTTTATTAGGATGACAGTCTCCATTCCAATAATCTCCTAATCCAACGATAGCCATAGAAGTGCCATGGAGCTTTATGTGCTGAGACTCATTGAAGAGAAAAGTAATGTCGCTATCTATTAGTAATTTCTGGATTTTGGAAAAGTCTTTATAACCAAGTGATGAGCCAGCCCATTTGCCACCATCGTGATTGCCTGTGCAGGCAAAAGTAGGAATCTTTGCCGAAAGTTTTTTGAGGATGCGTTGATACTCCTCGGGTTGTGGGATTTTCCAAGTGATGTAGTCTCCCGTCAAAAAAGCAATGTCAGGATCCAAGCCCAGAGATATATCAATAGCTTTTTCTATATCTTTGAAAGGAACGACAGCAGAGGCGTGAAAGTCAGATAGGTGGAGAATTCGCAAAGGCTTCTGGAAGTGACCGAGGGTGATATCTTTTTCCGTTACCTCAAAAAGTGAAGGCTCCAGATACATCATGTGATAGCTACTCGCTATGCCTGCTAGGGAAGTGCCACCAAGTGCAGTCAGAAAAAGTCTTCGGGAAAGTTTCATGTCATAGGGATTTAATTTTAATCCTTAGGTAAACACAGATTAAGCAGATTTAAAAATCATACGTTTCAGATACAGTTGAAAATTCTACAGCCTATTCGTATAAATTCGTGGTTCCAATTATTGTGGATCACTTCTTAATGAGTCTTTGGCTAGCAGATGAATTGGGGTAGCGCTTGGCTTCGATATGGTAATAGGCTTGTAGAAGATCTGTTTCTAGGCCGATTTTCTTTCGCGCTTCACGAATGGTAAGGTCTCGCATGGATTTGAAATTGACCTTATCCAGTGGCTTACAATCTGAGACATAGGCGAGAGAAACGGCATCTCGAAAAACTTGCATATTTCTTTTACTAAAGCGGTAAGCTTTGGGGTAGAGCGTTCCAGAAACCCAGCTAAAGATGGAAGTTTGGGTAGTAGAGACTCGATTGGTGGAACCCATAGTGAAGCCAATGGTAAAGGCTTCGTCTATCATTTTAGTGCCACGACCAAGAATGATGTGAATAAAGTCGTGTCGTTGTAGAGTGACTCGCCCTTTGAAAAAACCTAGGCCTTTGAGATTAAATTTAGGGTTTTCAACGATTTGTACCATAAGAGGCACTTCGTTTTGGTCGTTGCCAAAGGAGATGAGTTGATCATAGGCTGCACCTAAGGTGATCTTATCTTTCCAGAGTGGGATATACCACTCTTGTAGTTTAGGACTGTATTTAGATTTGGAGTCTGGCTTCATAAGCGGGTGATGGGTTGGGTAATGGTTCTTAAGTAACGGAAAGCCTCAGGAACAAAACGAATGTCAGATGCTTCTTGGATGGCAATGCGTGTTTGCTCCTCCATGACTAAGGGTGAGACAGGAGGCTGATAGTCCTGTAAACGTTGGATAAGTAGTGATTGCTCATCTAGCGAAGGGTCGATTTGTTTTTCACGTTGTAGATCGCGCAGGAGAGAATCTGTTGACCCTGGGGTCATCCACTTTGGGATGAGATCAGCTATGGAGTCGAAAGTGTGTGCATCAATAGAGAGTTTATGTTTATTAGATAGAGCTTGGATAAGTGCCCAAGCTGATTCAATAGATTCGCAAGGCAGTAGAGGAATCTTCAAATCCATACGTCCAGGTCTCTTGAGGTCAACTTCAAGGAGATCCGGACGACTCGTTGCTAGTAGCCAAATAAGTCGACCACGGTTTTGCTCGCTGGCCATTTCTTGAGCGAACATGGAATAAACACGAGCATCAACAGGACTGGAGCTAGCTCCACTATCGCGGCTTCCCATGGACTGATCAGCCTCATCGATAAAAACAAAACATCTGGGTAACGTTCGCAGTAAACGAAAGATACGCTCTAAGTTAGATTCGGTTTCGCCTTGATATTTTCCACGGAAGTTCTTCAGCTTAACGACGGGGACTTGAGCCTCTCCGGCTAGAGCTTCAACAAAAAAACTTTTACCTGTTCCTACTGGGCCCATGAGAAGGTATCCTTTAGGGATAACTTTTGTCATACCTTGTTGCCAGAGATTGAGATCATTTTGGATGCGTTTCTTTAAAGCTGCTTGGCCATAAAGATCTGACAGATTGTGTTTTGGGCGAATGAATTCTATGAGGTTGTCACAACTTTCCTCGACTAGACGATGTGCGATAGATTCAAGGTCTTTTAACTTAATGGCTTCTTTCTGATATTCTTTGAGCTTAAGCATGGCTTGTAATGAGTTAAGTGAAGTCCCTGCTAGAAGTTGTGCTGCGGATGTTTGAGACTCTTGGATTTCTTTGAATGCAATTGGGTAATGGCTCTGCTGCTGTTTGAAGAATTTCTGGATTTCCTGCTTAGTAGGCAGCGGTATTTCTAGGCGAAGACCATGGGAATTCGTCTGAATCATGGGGTGAATTTCAGACAAGTTCTGACAAATGATAAAAGTCGCCAGAGGGTATTCTTTAAATACAGGATCCTCACTCCAACGTTTGATGGTTAGCGCAACAGCTGAGACATCAATTGATGTGGTGTTAATATTCGGAAGAACATATTGCGCATTGGTAATGAGAAGGCCTAAGTGGATTTTTTTGCCCTCAGCTCGACTATAGTTGACGCAGTATAGAATAAATTCATCAAGCAAAGCAACTTGCTGCCTGGGATTACCAAAGCGCTCTTTATGTGCTCGATCATTAAGCCATTCGGGGGCAATTTCCTGGCCTTTCATGACCTTGATGCCCGTGGCGATGTCTAGCGATAAAATAAGGTCATACGCGCTTAAGCAGGCCTTGCTCAATAGGTCAGATAAATTACCTAGACCATTCTCAGAGGAATTTGGCACGGGAAAGATGTCATGAGTGTTCCCGTAGAGAACGAATTGCCGATTCGCCCCTGAACGGTACGCCTCAATGACATGATCTAACCAGTTCTTTCCTTCAGAGCTAGGCATTTCCTTATGCCTCAGACTTTGTGGTATCTTGATCTGTTTCGGTAGTGCCGAAAGGCTTGTCCGTAGATACTGGACCGTCTGTTGGAGCGGGGGCAGATTTTAACGTCATGTTGCGTTTAGCGGCAAAACGCGCAAGAGCTTGCCCACCAGTGGCCTCGCGAACCTTTTTCATGCGGTTGATGTCTTCTAGTTTGAAGTCAACCGCATCGCGCGCAACACGAGATTTACCCATCGCTTTTGATTTGCGCTCTTCGGTAATTTCTTTGATACGTGCCATGCTATCAGTTACTCCATCTGTATCCATGCGGATACCTGCTCCAATGGCATTTGCTTTAGCAATCGATTCGTGAATTTTAGTGTCGCGAATATTATCTTTAGCCTGCTGAATTTCTTTGTCCGCAAGTTTTAAGCTTTCATTGAGGCGTTCGGTATCTACTTTGTAATCTGATTCTAGCAAATCAAATTGTTCTTGGTTGTTGGTGAATTCGCGCTCGACCTGCTCATACTCGCTAGCGAGTTCCTTGGCCAAGTCCTCGTGTCCAGCTTCAATTAGTGAAGTGATTTGGTCTTCTAGTTCGCTTAATTTACGGTGTTCATCCTCCATCTGGCCTTTTAATCTTTCTAGCACGCCTGCTTTGAGGCTTAAGGCTTCTCGACCTTGAACTTCCAGCTTGTTGCGTGATTCAATAGCTGTCTCCAAGATGGCTTGAGGATCGGCTGCTTCTGCGATACCGATAAGTTTTAAAAACTTACCGTAGATGAGTCTCCATAATCTTCCCATGATTGTTATTTCCTTTCGTTTAGTTTGTTTCTGTTAAAGAGTTGTCCGTTTTCGAGTCATTTCCATATACATTTCGCTCAAGTTGATCCAGTTGCTGATGGTTTAAGCTTGATTGCACCATATCTCTAATAGCAGTGGCGTGTTCAATTCGATCTTGTAGTTTAGATTGCACCGACTCAATTTGGCTACGAGAATTGTTAGCGGCTTCTGGCATGACTGGATTAATAATGGTTTCTAACTGTTCGTAAGTTTTATTCAAAGTAGATTGTGCTTCTTCTAGGGCTTGTAGAGCGTGATCAATCTGAGGTTGTAAACTAGATTTACCCTGTAGACGCAGAGCGAGAATATGTCTCACTTCATGACACATGGTAAGGGTGAGCTGGGAAACCAGTTTACTGACATCTTGCTCAGCGGTTGTAATGATGCGATCACTGAAAATTTTATTCTCGATCGATTTCTTCAATTGATGGACTGATGAGAGGGTATTTTGCAAATCCTTCACTTTACCAGGTGGGGCTGTCCTAAGTTCTTGAATAAGCTCTTCAAGTGTATCGTTCTCTTTCTCGAGGAAGGATTCCAAGGTATCTACCTTGGTTTTCTCATAAAGCCTTGGCCATTGTCTTTTCCAAAAGAGGTAAGTGCCAAAGCCCACTAGGCCGGCTAAGCATAGGCATATCCAATAGGGGGCACCGAAAAACGCATAGGCAGCAGCAATGGGAAGATAAGGAGCCCAAGTATAGGGATTAGAGACTATGCGTCCGAGTGTTTTACTCGATAAATCAATGTAATCCGGCCGCTTCAATTAATCTCCAACAAGTAAAATTTTTGCCCTACGTGCTTTCTTGTTATAAGCGCGTATACTCTCACCTTCAAGGCGTTGTGGCAACTCACTAGAGCCTTTCCCATAGGCATAAATACGGTTTTGAGAAATCTGACATGCTTCAATGAGGTAGTTTTTCACCGCTTGAGCTCGTTGCTCTGAAAGTTGTTGGTCTAAATCGGGTTGATCGCTAGGCGAGACATGAGCCTCGACAATGATTCTATAGTCAGGATAGTGATTCAGTATTGGGGTGGCTTCCTGGATAAGTATTTGAAAATCTTCTGGTATAGCGGTAGAGCCTGGACGAAAAGTGATGGGTTGGTCAATGAGGGTGCCTCTTACCTTTTGAGAGAGTTGTTTCCATGCTTCTTCGGAAAGTGGGTCGTAGAATTTTTTCAAGCGTTTGATAGCAGGAACACTCGTGCTGGCAGGGGGAATGGTGTGAGGTGAATTTTGTAATCGATCTAAAATACCTCGATAGATAAGAGCATAGGGGTCATTTCGCGGTATAGGTGAAGAGAGTTCGTGGTCATCAAGAATCGATTTAATGTGTGCAATGGACTGTATAATAGGAGGATCACTTTGAGACGCGCTGCTTAACCAATACGTATGGTTCTCTTCAAAAGTGGCGAACTTAATACCGTTTGTCATTATTTGGGCTTGGGAAGTTTTTTCTCCGCTATCACGCGCCGCAGCATCAATGAAGTCATTAGGATTATTTAAATACTCATGCAATGCTTTAAAGTAAGCATGAGTGATGAGTTCAGCCAACTTAGGTTCATCTGAGATGACTTTTCTAGAAGCAAGGGCAATATCGATGATAAGCCCTTGAGCGTGTCGTGTATCAATCAATACTTTTGCACCTTGTATTTTTTTCAGTGCTTGTGTTACTTGTGGTTCCCATAAGACAGCGAAGTCGACTTTCCCTTTTGCAAGGGCCTGGTAAGATTCTTTAATATCGTTACTGCGAAATCTTTCCAACTGAGGTCTTAAGTTTTCGAGTTTAAAGTGTGAGACTTCGGAGCGGAGGAAAAATTCTGATGGTGAGAAGCCAACAAATGAGCCCTTAATTTCTGGTTTATTGAGGTCATCAATATTAGAGAGATGGGAGAGTCCTACAATGGCATCACCTCCATAGCTTTCATCAACCACAAAGATAATCGCTGCTGGCCAGTGGCTATCGTTGGCATTAGCAAGATAACTATCCAAAGTGGCTACGGCAAATTCACATTCACCGGAATGAAGTCCCTGGATTCGTTTGGAGAAATCAGCAACGATTTCAAAGTTGACCTTAATTTTGTGAGGATCTAGTAATCGTTGAAACTTAGCGGATCTAAAAACCATGTAGCCAAGCCAGTCATCACCCCAAATGTTGATGGTACGATCATAATCTATAGCTTCGCTAGTTATGGAAAGCAGATGATTAAGCTTACTTGCTTCGCGAGTGGGTCGGAACAGTCCCCAGGCGATCATTCCCAAGGTGCAGAGTATGATTAAAATGCTGGTCCATTTTTTCATCTAGGTCTTGAATTAGCTCTTGAATTTTTTTGCTGCACTAACAATTTTGTAGAGAATAAAACCCAAAATGAGGAGGAAAAATACGGAGCCTAGTGAGACCCCTTGATCTTTTGTTGTAGGTTCTGATTTTGAGGTCGTTTTAGCTATATCGTTCGTCTGCTTTTTGGTTTTGATAACAGATGACGGTTCTGGGATAGGATTCAAGCTTATTTCATCCATGACTTTAAAGTCATTATCTGTGATTCTAATATCAGAGACATCACCGATTTCAGCATCTACTTTTAGCAATCCCTGTTTAAGCTCTTTGCTTGTCTCCGCAGCAAAGTAAAGAGTTGAAACACCTTTCATATAGTCTCCTTGTCCATGGAAACCAATGCCTGCCACTTCAATTTGGTTTTTTCGCAATTCCAAAATCTGCCTTTGGACACCTTTTGCTCCATGTTTGCTAGATTCTTTGCCGTCTGTAAAAACCACCACCACATGCCTTTCGAAGGGGCTAACCGTTTGCCGGCGATCTTGGATATTTTTTAAAGCTTCGCCAATAGTTCTAAATAAAGGTGTTCCTCCACTAGCTTTAATAGATTCTACCTTAGCCATAAGCACTTCTCGATTATCTCGCCCCATAGGAACAATCAAGCCCGCATTAAGTCCAATAAGAGATAGACGATAGTTTTCAGGGACAGCCGATAACCATTCCAGAAAGGCTTTCTTGGCCTGTCCAATTTTGTCGTCGGTATTCATGGAACCCGAGTCGTCAAAAATAATAGTGATGGCAGTGCCGCTTTGTTCGACCCTTTCTTGATCGAGCTCATTAAGCCACTGAGTCGTCACATTATCTTGCGCGTGTATAGTAGAAAGACTCAAAACTATAAGGGCTGGAATAGTGATGATGCGGATAAAAGTATTTTTTCTCATTGCTTTCGTATGGTTTATGTTTTTAGCGTAGGTCGTCAGCTCCAAATTCTGCTGGGATTTCACTTTCTGCCGAGATGATAAACATTTCTCCACGCATATTCTGGGCACGTTCTTGGGGTGTTTTCGGGCTGGTGATTAGTGGATCTTTCACACTCATTCCTTTCACGTCAAAACGGGAGAGGTCGACTTCTTCTGGGCTGAGGTTAAGGTTTTCTCGGACGTAAGCGGCGTAAGCTTTTTTAACTGAAAAAGCTCGGGCGTAGGATAGCGTCTGAGCATCGTTGAGTATTTGTTCGATTTTAGGTAGGGGGAGTTTTTGAAATTGATCTGTACCAGGAATGCGTCGTTCATAAGTGCTTTGATTCTGTTTCATCTTTGCCCTAACAAAATTGTAGAAGAAGTTATCGGCGTGACCTCTTAGCTGAACGATAGCGCCTCCATAGCGGCTTACTGTTTCATGAATAGTGGCAAAGACCTGAGCATAGTCACGCCAGTCGATTTCTGCTATCTGAGCTGGGAAAGTAAAGGTATAGGTGTAGAGGGTATTGGCGCCAGCACTTTCAGCTGCTTGTCGAACTGCTTGGGTGCTGGCAAAAGCCTGCTTGGGCTTTGCAAGTTCAGTGCTGGCCACAGCAGTTTCTTTCGAAGGAAGGTGATAGCTTAAGATGCTTTTGTTACCAATAAGGCCCAGATCTAAGAAGAAGTCTTGGATCCGGTTGGTTGTGGCCGTGAAACTAACTGGGTTCTT of Verrucomicrobiota bacterium contains these proteins:
- a CDS encoding ATP-binding protein; the encoded protein is MPSSEGKNWLDHVIEAYRSGANRQFVLYGNTHDIFPVPNSSENGLGNLSDLLSKACLSAYDLILSLDIATGIKVMKGQEIAPEWLNDRAHKERFGNPRQQVALLDEFILYCVNYSRAEGKKIHLGLLITNAQYVLPNINTTSIDVSAVALTIKRWSEDPVFKEYPLATFIICQNLSEIHPMIQTNSHGLRLEIPLPTKQEIQKFFKQQQSHYPIAFKEIQESQTSAAQLLAGTSLNSLQAMLKLKEYQKEAIKLKDLESIAHRLVEESCDNLIEFIRPKHNLSDLYGQAALKKRIQNDLNLWQQGMTKVIPKGYLLMGPVGTGKSFFVEALAGEAQVPVVKLKNFRGKYQGETESNLERIFRLLRTLPRCFVFIDEADQSMGSRDSGASSSPVDARVYSMFAQEMASEQNRGRLIWLLATSRPDLLEVDLKRPGRMDLKIPLLPCESIESAWALIQALSNKHKLSIDAHTFDSIADLIPKWMTPGSTDSLLRDLQREKQIDPSLDEQSLLIQRLQDYQPPVSPLVMEEQTRIAIQEASDIRFVPEAFRYLRTITQPITRL
- the yaeI gene encoding phosphodiesterase YaeI produces the protein MKLSRRLFLTALGGTSLAGIASSYHMMYLEPSLFEVTEKDITLGHFQKPLRILHLSDFHASAVVPFKDIEKAIDISLGLDPDIAFLTGDYITWKIPQPEEYQRILKKLSAKIPTFACTGNHDGGKWAGSSLGYKDFSKIQKLLIDSDITFLFNESQHIKLHGTSMAIVGLGDYWNGDCHPNKILQKTRSTDEPIFVLSHNPDCKGDLKPYDWDLMCCGHTHGGQLVIPFLGLRPFLPVKDHSFPEGTLSWGNKHIHITRGIGNLHGMRFNCRPEISILNVS
- a CDS encoding phosphate ABC transporter substrate-binding/OmpA family protein translates to MKKWTSILIILCTLGMIAWGLFRPTREASKLNHLLSITSEAIDYDRTINIWGDDWLGYMVFRSAKFQRLLDPHKIKVNFEIVADFSKRIQGLHSGECEFAVATLDSYLANANDSHWPAAIIFVVDESYGGDAIVGLSHLSNIDDLNKPEIKGSFVGFSPSEFFLRSEVSHFKLENLRPQLERFRSNDIKESYQALAKGKVDFAVLWEPQVTQALKKIQGAKVLIDTRHAQGLIIDIALASRKVISDEPKLAELITHAYFKALHEYLNNPNDFIDAAARDSGEKTSQAQIMTNGIKFATFEENHTYWLSSASQSDPPIIQSIAHIKSILDDHELSSPIPRNDPYALIYRGILDRLQNSPHTIPPASTSVPAIKRLKKFYDPLSEEAWKQLSQKVRGTLIDQPITFRPGSTAIPEDFQILIQEATPILNHYPDYRIIVEAHVSPSDQPDLDQQLSEQRAQAVKNYLIEACQISQNRIYAYGKGSSELPQRLEGESIRAYNKKARRAKILLVGD
- a CDS encoding vWA domain-containing protein gives rise to the protein MRKNTFIRIITIPALIVLSLSTIHAQDNVTTQWLNELDQERVEQSGTAITIIFDDSGSMNTDDKIGQAKKAFLEWLSAVPENYRLSLIGLNAGLIVPMGRDNREVLMAKVESIKASGGTPLFRTIGEALKNIQDRRQTVSPFERHVVVVFTDGKESSKHGAKGVQRQILELRKNQIEVAGIGFHGQGDYMKGVSTLYFAAETSKELKQGLLKVDAEIGDVSDIRITDNDFKVMDEISLNPIPEPSSVIKTKKQTNDIAKTTSKSEPTTKDQGVSLGSVFFLLILGFILYKIVSAAKKFKS
- a CDS encoding PspA/IM30 family protein; translation: MGRLWRLIYGKFLKLIGIAEAADPQAILETAIESRNKLEVQGREALSLKAGVLERLKGQMEDEHRKLSELEDQITSLIEAGHEDLAKELASEYEQVEREFTNNQEQFDLLESDYKVDTERLNESLKLADKEIQQAKDNIRDTKIHESIAKANAIGAGIRMDTDGVTDSMARIKEITEERKSKAMGKSRVARDAVDFKLEDINRMKKVREATGGQALARFAAKRNMTLKSAPAPTDGPVSTDKPFGTTETDQDTTKSEA